Proteins encoded in a region of the Altererythrobacter ishigakiensis genome:
- a CDS encoding thermonuclease family protein, whose translation MIRIHGIDAVESTQTCDRQGVAWECGAEATKLMQDLIHRGGLRCQQIDRDRYGRQVSVCHANGLDVGLELVSAGLAVALPQYSDSYIAAEERARANGVGIWSGIFQMPSDYRAADPNFKEPRPSQRANREAYGEFEPTIPKPRSRNAYYRNCAAARAAGAAPLRRGEPGYRSALDADGDGIACEPYP comes from the coding sequence ATGATCCGAATTCACGGAATTGATGCCGTTGAGTCTACCCAAACTTGCGATCGGCAAGGGGTCGCATGGGAGTGCGGCGCGGAAGCGACAAAGTTAATGCAGGACCTTATCCACAGAGGCGGACTACGTTGTCAGCAAATTGATAGAGACCGGTACGGGCGCCAGGTTTCGGTGTGCCACGCTAACGGACTGGACGTTGGTCTGGAGCTGGTGTCGGCGGGCTTGGCGGTTGCGCTACCACAGTACAGCGATAGCTACATAGCAGCAGAAGAGAGAGCCCGCGCAAACGGCGTTGGCATTTGGAGCGGCATATTTCAGATGCCTTCGGACTATCGAGCTGCTGATCCCAACTTCAAAGAGCCACGCCCATCCCAGCGGGCCAACCGAGAAGCGTACGGAGAGTTTGAACCCACAATACCAAAGCCGCGTTCTCGCAATGCGTATTATCGCAATTGCGCGGCCGCTCGCGCCGCCGGAGCCGCCCCGCTGCGACGCGGCGAGCCCGGTTATAGGTCAGCCCTTGACGCAGATGGCGACGGGATAGCATGCGAACCATACCCCTAA
- a CDS encoding tryptophan halogenase family protein, which translates to MNYGNPIKRIVIVGGGTAGWMAAAVLSRLKKGRDLDIVLVESEAIGTVGVGEATIPPFVEFNQMLEIDEREMLAEAQGSFKLGIQFENWGEVGDSYIHPFGAYGYHMGGIAFHQVWRRMREAGEKRPIQAFNLETMAAYFGKFARTQDYAQDDLPPVNYAYHLDAGRYAAFLRKYAEKRGVIRKEGRIGDYTLDRESGFVMSVVLESGESISGDLFVDCSGFRGLLIEQALETGYEDWTHWLPCNRAVALPCNRDDGSPPPPFTKATAHSAGWQWQVPLQHRNGNGHVYCDAYMSADEAHDILVSNIAGKPTAEPNHLRFITGRRKKFWNKNVVALGLSAGFMEPLESTSIHLINTGVNKLVALLSLEGINPAQVDAFNRLTAKEYARIRDFLILHYNATERTDSEFWNYCRTMSVPDTLTEKVELFKTNGQIFREEDELFTETSWAAVMMGQRIVMGGHNPVADTFDLPATKSEMDEMEKSIRFVVQHMPGHEDYLKRYCPAPTI; encoded by the coding sequence ATGAACTACGGCAACCCTATCAAACGCATCGTGATCGTAGGCGGTGGTACTGCAGGATGGATGGCGGCAGCAGTCCTCTCACGCCTCAAAAAGGGTCGAGATCTCGATATTGTTCTCGTCGAATCAGAAGCAATTGGAACAGTGGGAGTCGGCGAAGCAACAATTCCACCGTTCGTTGAATTTAATCAAATGCTCGAGATCGATGAGCGCGAAATGCTCGCCGAGGCACAAGGCAGCTTTAAGCTTGGCATTCAATTTGAAAATTGGGGCGAAGTCGGGGACAGTTACATTCACCCCTTCGGTGCTTATGGTTATCATATGGGCGGCATCGCCTTCCATCAGGTTTGGCGTCGCATGCGCGAGGCAGGCGAGAAGCGCCCGATTCAAGCCTTCAACCTTGAGACCATGGCTGCGTATTTTGGAAAATTCGCACGCACACAAGATTATGCACAAGATGACCTTCCGCCGGTCAACTACGCGTATCACTTAGATGCCGGGCGCTACGCTGCATTCTTGCGCAAATATGCCGAAAAGCGCGGTGTAATTCGCAAGGAAGGTCGTATTGGTGATTATACGCTTGACCGGGAAAGCGGTTTTGTAATGTCAGTAGTGCTTGAGAGCGGCGAGAGCATTTCAGGCGACCTGTTTGTGGACTGCTCTGGATTTCGCGGGCTGCTCATCGAGCAAGCACTTGAGACTGGCTATGAAGACTGGACGCATTGGCTGCCGTGCAATCGGGCAGTTGCGCTTCCTTGCAACCGCGACGATGGCAGTCCACCACCGCCCTTCACGAAGGCCACCGCGCATTCAGCAGGATGGCAATGGCAAGTTCCGCTTCAGCATCGCAATGGCAACGGCCATGTCTATTGCGACGCATATATGTCAGCCGACGAAGCACACGACATCTTGGTCAGCAATATTGCAGGCAAGCCAACCGCGGAACCAAATCACCTTCGCTTCATCACCGGCCGAAGGAAGAAATTCTGGAACAAGAACGTTGTCGCTTTAGGTCTGTCTGCCGGTTTCATGGAGCCGCTCGAGTCAACCTCGATCCATCTAATTAATACTGGTGTAAACAAGCTGGTGGCACTGCTTTCGCTAGAAGGCATTAACCCCGCACAAGTTGACGCATTCAACCGTCTCACGGCCAAGGAATACGCTAGAATTCGCGACTTCCTTATCTTGCATTATAATGCAACCGAGCGCACCGATTCCGAATTCTGGAATTATTGCCGCACCATGAGCGTGCCCGACACTCTCACCGAGAAGGTCGAGCTGTTCAAAACGAACGGACAAATATTCCGCGAGGAAGACGAACTGTTTACCGAAACAAGCTGGGCTGCCGTGATGATGGGACAGCGAATTGTAATGGGCGGCCACAATCCGGTTGCAGATACTTTCGATCTGCCTGCAACTAAAAGCGAGATGGACGAGATGGAGAAATCAATCCGCTTCGTGGTTCAGCACATGCCAGGGCATGAAGACTATCTGAAGCGCTACTGCCCGGCTCCCACGATCTAG
- a CDS encoding TonB-dependent receptor, with amino-acid sequence MSQQKQTEAVLSRRFLALSTASSIALSAMIATPAMAQDAESGDEEAAAEADNVIVVTGFRASLESAQNIKRDSDTFVDAITAEDIGALPDRSVAEALQRVPGVNIGRFEKTTDPDRFSVEGTGVIIRGIPYVRSELNGREIFSANGGRVLSFNDVSPELLGRVEVFKNVTADMVEGAIAGTVNLVTRKPLDNPGLKIAGSVEANYGDLREDWSPTFNLLGSTTIDTDRGTVGFQLAYSTSELKSRTDASQIADPCYRATTYDADCIRVLTLTSGGFSGDPSFDESNFPPAGSVVVPKGAGVRTTDLDRDREAWSGIFQYEDPTGDFVATIEYLRSETTFETEEFAFIAPPAADVDNLFPVPRAGSTWQFDENGVFESGILTQRPGDAYATPFGNGGLNVEALRFVRAAKSVTEDFSFDVDWNLTDRFRVNIEAQHIDSSLRRDSVFGATRTWADVALDLSGKTPSVEFLAPENSPSDYFTSGFYSYYWFGLDSREKNEGELDSVRFDAEYDISDDGFFKAARFGARWSDRDRTTRNTNFSTWGNLSAPWAGRAGCAPWGEGPGCFQGPGPFTPSWAGFTPGRFYTGLPGQEFAIAGGVYVDEFPQYANFLTPFGDNFQRGNAPTPVDGGGSWYFGGDDFLGEYLAGVSDQQFDEIATAGQSPERFNYGVNGRTRQDPFNPVPGNTIPCDIQGFFCPSEVSTVNEQTKAAYGRIDFGTDFNNGWNLEGNFGLRYIETEIDAPALLAYPDPGRFDDVVAGGNGDGIVQVSEIEANCLGPVRIPGAVRGYCDPAFAPRLAEFAAAHTGEIIPTNQKIKFDSWLPSFNAKLDVGDGLLFRFAVSKGISRPDLQLVSINGAVGDNTGNLLESGTLLTGPLFNIRTGNRQIRPIESWNYDLSAEWYFDDVGSLTASVFLKDISGIINNGFETRQLEGEQSPTADYVFQGPFNDQSGNLKGFEIAYQHSWDFLPGLLSGLGGQFTYTYVDGSDFSNPNLSDVGQSSVTSGTNELGGGAFVDGQPLAGISKHTVNATLFYEKGPFAARAAYNWRSAFLVTPRDDIIPFSPIWQESTGQLDASIFYSVTDNIKVGVQGVNLLDEVTRTSQVVNFEGLRVPRSAFRNDRRYTFIARFDF; translated from the coding sequence TTGTCTCAGCAAAAGCAAACCGAAGCCGTGCTCTCGCGGCGTTTTCTGGCACTCAGCACTGCTTCGAGCATCGCGCTATCAGCGATGATTGCGACTCCAGCCATGGCGCAGGATGCGGAATCGGGTGATGAAGAAGCGGCGGCCGAGGCCGACAATGTGATTGTGGTCACTGGTTTCCGTGCTTCACTAGAGAGTGCGCAGAATATCAAGCGTGACTCCGATACCTTCGTTGACGCGATCACGGCGGAAGACATTGGTGCACTACCGGACCGGTCCGTGGCTGAGGCATTGCAGCGTGTTCCCGGCGTCAACATTGGCCGATTTGAAAAGACGACTGACCCCGACCGCTTCTCGGTTGAGGGCACCGGCGTTATTATTCGCGGCATTCCCTATGTGCGCTCCGAGCTAAATGGCCGCGAAATTTTCTCGGCGAACGGTGGTCGAGTGCTGAGCTTTAACGACGTGTCGCCGGAGCTACTTGGTCGAGTAGAGGTATTCAAAAACGTCACAGCTGATATGGTTGAAGGCGCCATTGCGGGTACCGTCAATCTCGTGACTCGCAAGCCTCTAGACAATCCTGGATTGAAGATTGCTGGATCAGTCGAGGCCAACTACGGCGATTTAAGGGAAGATTGGTCTCCGACATTCAACCTGTTGGGGTCGACAACCATTGATACCGATCGCGGAACAGTGGGTTTTCAGCTTGCATACTCAACCTCTGAGTTGAAGAGCCGCACCGACGCGTCACAGATTGCCGACCCGTGCTATCGTGCGACTACTTACGACGCCGACTGTATTCGCGTTCTTACGCTTACGTCCGGCGGTTTTAGTGGCGATCCGAGCTTTGATGAGAGCAATTTCCCGCCGGCTGGGTCCGTTGTAGTTCCAAAGGGTGCTGGTGTCCGTACAACGGATCTCGACCGCGACCGCGAAGCTTGGTCTGGGATTTTCCAGTACGAAGATCCGACCGGCGATTTCGTTGCGACGATCGAATACCTTCGCTCTGAAACAACATTTGAAACCGAAGAATTCGCCTTTATCGCTCCGCCTGCTGCAGATGTTGACAATCTGTTTCCAGTGCCGCGTGCTGGCAGCACATGGCAGTTTGATGAGAATGGTGTTTTCGAAAGCGGCATTCTGACACAGCGGCCTGGCGATGCTTATGCCACTCCATTCGGCAACGGCGGCCTCAACGTTGAGGCTCTTCGTTTCGTGAGGGCTGCGAAGTCGGTTACAGAAGACTTCTCTTTCGACGTCGATTGGAACCTCACAGATCGATTCCGCGTGAACATCGAGGCGCAGCACATCGATTCTAGCTTGCGTCGCGACTCAGTATTTGGCGCTACCCGTACCTGGGCTGATGTCGCGCTTGATCTATCAGGCAAGACGCCCAGTGTTGAATTTCTTGCGCCAGAAAATTCGCCAAGCGACTACTTCACCAGCGGTTTCTATAGCTACTACTGGTTTGGCCTTGATAGCCGTGAGAAGAACGAAGGTGAGCTCGACAGCGTAAGGTTTGATGCCGAGTACGACATCAGCGATGACGGTTTCTTTAAAGCTGCTCGTTTCGGTGCGCGCTGGTCAGATCGTGACCGCACAACGCGAAACACGAACTTTAGCACCTGGGGCAACCTGTCGGCGCCTTGGGCTGGCCGTGCTGGTTGTGCTCCTTGGGGTGAAGGGCCTGGCTGTTTCCAGGGCCCTGGGCCGTTTACGCCGTCCTGGGCGGGCTTTACTCCTGGCCGCTTCTATACGGGCCTGCCGGGACAGGAGTTTGCGATTGCGGGCGGCGTTTATGTCGACGAATTTCCGCAGTACGCGAATTTCCTCACTCCGTTCGGCGACAATTTCCAGCGCGGGAACGCGCCAACGCCGGTTGACGGCGGTGGGTCTTGGTACTTTGGGGGCGATGATTTCCTCGGAGAGTATCTCGCTGGTGTCAGCGATCAGCAATTTGATGAGATCGCGACAGCTGGCCAGTCGCCAGAGCGTTTCAACTATGGTGTGAATGGTCGAACCCGGCAGGATCCATTCAACCCGGTTCCAGGCAATACAATCCCGTGTGATATCCAGGGCTTCTTCTGCCCAAGCGAAGTTTCGACGGTTAATGAGCAGACCAAGGCTGCCTATGGCCGGATCGATTTCGGAACTGATTTCAACAACGGTTGGAACCTCGAAGGCAACTTCGGTCTTCGTTACATCGAAACGGAAATCGATGCACCTGCATTGCTTGCTTATCCTGACCCCGGCCGTTTTGATGACGTAGTCGCCGGGGGCAATGGCGATGGCATTGTGCAGGTCTCCGAGATTGAGGCGAACTGTCTTGGTCCGGTCCGTATCCCGGGTGCGGTTAGGGGCTATTGCGATCCGGCATTCGCGCCGCGGCTTGCAGAATTTGCTGCGGCCCATACAGGCGAAATCATTCCCACGAACCAGAAGATCAAATTTGATAGCTGGCTCCCCAGCTTCAACGCGAAACTGGACGTAGGCGATGGGCTGCTATTCCGCTTCGCTGTTTCCAAAGGCATATCACGCCCAGACCTGCAATTGGTCTCGATCAATGGCGCGGTGGGCGACAATACTGGCAACCTGCTAGAAAGCGGCACCTTGTTGACTGGCCCGCTTTTCAACATCCGGACTGGCAACCGTCAAATAAGGCCAATCGAGTCATGGAACTATGACCTTTCGGCTGAATGGTATTTCGACGATGTCGGCTCATTGACAGCTTCGGTGTTCCTCAAGGACATCTCAGGCATCATCAACAATGGCTTCGAGACAAGACAGCTCGAGGGAGAACAGTCACCTACGGCGGACTATGTCTTCCAAGGCCCATTCAATGACCAGAGCGGCAATCTGAAGGGCTTCGAAATTGCTTATCAGCACTCTTGGGATTTCCTCCCAGGCTTGCTGAGCGGATTGGGCGGGCAGTTCACCTACACTTATGTAGATGGATCTGACTTCTCAAACCCAAATCTTTCCGATGTAGGCCAGTCGTCGGTCACTAGCGGGACGAATGAACTGGGCGGCGGGGCATTTGTCGATGGTCAGCCATTGGCGGGGATTTCAAAGCATACTGTCAATGCGACATTGTTCTACGAGAAGGGGCCATTTGCGGCGCGCGCAGCCTATAACTGGCGTTCTGCATTCTTGGTGACCCCGCGCGACGACATCATTCCGTTCTCACCTATCTGGCAAGAATCCACTGGCCAACTTGATGCGTCGATCTTCTATTCGGTGACCGACAACATCAAGGTTGGTGTTCAGGGCGTGAACCTGCTCGATGAAGTTACTCGTACCTCGCAAGTTGTAAACTTCGAGGGCCTGCGAGTGCCGCGCTCAGCGTTCCGCAATGACCGTCGTTACACGTTCATTGCTCGCTTTGACTTCTAG
- a CDS encoding PriCT-2 domain-containing protein → MLSIISADCSYERYRDVVWAILSLGWTDGLQVAERWCRTAPHRYDDRNFHLVAANHDLSRSPTLGTIVHFAREEGWDG, encoded by the coding sequence ATGCTATCGATTATTTCTGCCGATTGTAGTTACGAGCGCTACCGTGATGTGGTTTGGGCAATTCTGTCTCTCGGCTGGACCGATGGCTTACAGGTCGCCGAGCGCTGGTGCCGCACTGCCCCTCATCGGTATGATGATAGAAATTTCCATTTGGTCGCCGCGAACCACGACCTAAGTCGCAGCCCGACACTTGGTACAATCGTGCATTTTGCGCGCGAAGAAGGCTGGGATGGCTAG
- a CDS encoding excisionase family DNA-binding protein — MKQEANQIPKLAYSIREACQATSLGRTNLYEHIAKGNLRVVYVGRRALIPAESLHRLVSGEG, encoded by the coding sequence ATGAAACAAGAAGCGAACCAAATCCCGAAACTTGCCTACAGTATTCGAGAGGCCTGCCAGGCGACGAGTCTCGGCCGTACAAACCTCTATGAACACATCGCCAAAGGTAACCTGCGCGTCGTGTATGTTGGCCGCCGAGCCCTAATCCCGGCCGAGAGTCTTCACCGCCTTGTTTCAGGAGAAGGATGA
- a CDS encoding LacI family DNA-binding transcriptional regulator, producing MARRRQAVTIRHVADDAGVSLQTVSRVINKEPNVRPAMKEKVQASIDKLGYVPSIAAQRMSGSRSYLILALNDRERTIEDWRARQGTDWVDQMLLGGMLTCAEHGYRMMVELVDTHSDHVERELSGAIAALQPDGVILTPPHSENPLITGLLAKKNIPFARIGSREAGPGICLTMDDERSSALATEKLIELGHRRIGFIAGPDDYSLSGWRVNGWQAAMQFAGLETKGLCIKGDFGFESGVVAARQLLSQSDRPSAIIASSDQMALATLEVAREFGLAVPLDLSLISFDNTPIVRFTNPPLTAVDQPIAQTISRAVELLINSSKAPLPSEPINVEGKLEIRGSTGPARGANDI from the coding sequence ATGGCGCGTCGGCGGCAAGCGGTAACTATTCGTCACGTAGCGGACGATGCAGGCGTTTCTCTTCAGACCGTCAGTCGTGTCATTAATAAAGAACCAAACGTACGTCCTGCCATGAAAGAGAAGGTCCAGGCGTCGATCGACAAACTTGGCTATGTTCCTTCCATTGCTGCTCAGCGAATGAGTGGTTCGCGCTCATACCTAATATTGGCATTGAATGATCGAGAGCGCACGATCGAGGATTGGCGTGCACGTCAGGGCACGGACTGGGTCGATCAGATGTTGCTTGGTGGCATGCTGACTTGCGCTGAACACGGCTATCGTATGATGGTTGAATTAGTGGATACGCACAGTGATCATGTCGAGCGTGAATTGAGCGGAGCAATCGCTGCCCTTCAGCCGGATGGCGTGATCTTGACACCTCCCCACTCAGAAAACCCATTGATCACCGGATTGCTCGCGAAAAAGAACATTCCTTTCGCGCGCATAGGATCGCGCGAAGCTGGCCCGGGCATCTGCCTCACTATGGATGACGAACGTTCGTCCGCCTTGGCTACAGAAAAGCTGATCGAACTTGGCCACCGGCGCATTGGATTCATTGCCGGGCCGGACGACTATAGTTTAAGCGGATGGCGGGTGAACGGGTGGCAGGCTGCAATGCAGTTTGCTGGCCTTGAAACCAAAGGCTTGTGCATCAAAGGTGATTTTGGTTTTGAGAGCGGCGTGGTGGCAGCTCGCCAATTGCTAAGCCAATCTGATAGGCCAAGCGCAATTATTGCTTCCAGCGATCAGATGGCCCTCGCAACGCTCGAAGTGGCGCGCGAATTTGGCTTGGCTGTGCCCCTAGATCTATCGCTGATCAGTTTCGACAATACGCCTATTGTAAGGTTTACCAACCCTCCTCTCACAGCCGTGGACCAACCAATTGCGCAAACAATATCGCGCGCAGTTGAGTTATTGATCAACTCTTCCAAAGCTCCGCTTCCTAGTGA
- a CDS encoding primase-helicase family protein: MASVAPIARPTDPLIELQQAFFMFSIGGDVRIGRHKELAALKNGARHEDVGMYGMQAGKLLMERHLENLPISCDPKRVIKDFVTHPNTVMYDEIAFSPLQTPPTTLNYWSPSPIQPMPGDWLIIRNFLLEQICGGDIGLYRYLICYLAHMLQRPEEKPGVIPSLMGGQGTGKGTFGQLLRAIWPHTTLQVSDVSHVVGQFNASIERHYAVFMDEALFAGDKKAIDRLKSFVTEPFVTIEQKLQPRRSIRSFHRFFAASNHRHFAQVDTDDRRFVFFQVGSGRKADAHYWNSVHAALDDPEVISAAVHDLQRIKLDQFNVRLRPKTRAHVDQKLRSLSGFDRYWYEVLQTGQIAPGQPFSEHWSDARFVATASIMHGWTTAERGQRKYGSLQERDIHEALKRLCPSARSGRRLINGGHQRGKEMPSLSAAREEFAKYLDATIPWD; this comes from the coding sequence ATGGCTAGCGTTGCACCAATAGCACGTCCGACGGATCCGCTGATCGAGCTACAACAAGCCTTTTTCATGTTTTCAATTGGCGGGGACGTGCGGATCGGTCGGCACAAGGAGCTGGCTGCGCTGAAGAATGGTGCCCGTCATGAGGACGTCGGGATGTATGGCATGCAGGCGGGCAAGCTTCTTATGGAGCGCCACCTCGAAAATCTGCCCATCTCGTGTGACCCTAAAAGGGTCATCAAGGACTTCGTTACTCACCCCAATACGGTGATGTATGACGAGATCGCCTTTAGTCCTTTGCAGACCCCGCCCACGACGCTCAACTATTGGTCACCTTCCCCGATTCAACCCATGCCAGGCGACTGGCTGATCATTCGTAACTTCCTGTTGGAGCAAATTTGCGGGGGCGATATCGGCCTATATCGTTACCTTATCTGCTATCTCGCACATATGCTCCAGCGCCCCGAGGAGAAACCTGGCGTAATTCCGTCACTGATGGGTGGACAAGGCACTGGGAAGGGTACTTTTGGTCAGCTCCTTAGAGCGATCTGGCCGCATACAACTCTACAAGTCTCCGATGTCTCTCATGTCGTGGGCCAGTTCAATGCTTCTATCGAACGGCACTATGCAGTCTTCATGGATGAGGCGCTATTCGCCGGTGACAAGAAGGCCATTGATCGCCTGAAGTCTTTTGTTACCGAACCATTCGTCACGATTGAGCAGAAGCTGCAACCACGTCGTTCCATACGCTCCTTTCACCGTTTCTTCGCAGCCAGCAACCACAGGCATTTTGCCCAAGTCGATACCGACGACCGACGCTTTGTGTTTTTCCAGGTTGGATCAGGGCGCAAAGCAGACGCGCACTACTGGAACTCTGTCCACGCTGCATTGGATGACCCGGAAGTAATATCAGCTGCCGTTCACGATCTGCAGCGCATCAAACTGGATCAATTCAACGTACGCTTGCGACCCAAGACCAGAGCTCATGTCGATCAGAAGCTGCGCTCCTTGTCGGGGTTTGACCGGTACTGGTACGAGGTATTGCAGACTGGGCAGATAGCACCTGGCCAGCCCTTTAGTGAGCATTGGTCTGATGCACGATTTGTTGCCACCGCGTCTATAATGCATGGTTGGACCACCGCAGAGCGCGGCCAGCGTAAGTACGGCTCATTGCAAGAGCGCGACATCCACGAGGCGCTCAAGCGGCTCTGTCCTTCTGCGCGAAGTGGGCGGCGATTGATCAACGGCGGACATCAAAGAGGCAAGGAGATGCCGTCATTATCGGCCGCACGGGAGGAGTTCGCCAAGTATCTGGATGCAACTATTCCTTGGGACTAG
- a CDS encoding tyrosine-type recombinase/integrase has translation MDLSKVKERAKLKPDPKGKAEPYWQRLSPGCFVGYCPHVGDGEGTWHARAYDEDKRGYRRRCLGSFASSSGNERFALAKKAAEAFAASVESGGTPEKRLETVRDACEQYAADRAEASARFERHVYGHDLAKVKLIKLRRRHLVGWREWLSGKPATYGKRANGAPKTRPRSPSSINRDIAALRAALNRAIAPGTPNTEADWQSALKAIPNADRKRDGYLPREQRKAVLAQLPPDAHAFFTALCLLPLRPGAMAKLKVADFNKHTNELAIGEDKNGKPRRFTVPKQVAQLIAKQSEGKPPAAFLFQRSNGKPWSKDSWKIPLASAVRSLELPKDTCAYTLRHSIITDLVNSGLPILTIAQISGTSVEMIERHYGHLVSDAAVKALETLEV, from the coding sequence ATGGACCTGAGCAAAGTGAAAGAGCGAGCCAAGCTCAAGCCGGACCCAAAGGGCAAGGCAGAACCATACTGGCAGCGCCTCAGTCCTGGCTGCTTCGTCGGTTACTGCCCACATGTAGGCGACGGTGAGGGCACATGGCATGCGCGCGCATACGATGAAGACAAGCGTGGTTATCGGCGGAGGTGCCTTGGGTCCTTTGCTTCTTCCAGCGGCAACGAGCGATTCGCCCTAGCGAAAAAGGCCGCCGAGGCGTTTGCGGCAAGTGTAGAAAGCGGCGGCACCCCAGAGAAACGACTCGAAACGGTGCGGGATGCGTGCGAACAATACGCCGCGGATCGAGCTGAGGCCTCTGCCCGCTTTGAGCGTCACGTTTATGGACATGACCTTGCGAAAGTGAAGCTAATCAAACTTCGACGCAGGCATCTAGTGGGTTGGCGAGAATGGCTGAGCGGCAAGCCGGCAACCTACGGCAAACGTGCCAACGGCGCGCCCAAGACTCGACCACGAAGCCCCTCATCGATCAACCGCGACATCGCCGCGCTTCGCGCCGCACTGAATAGGGCGATAGCCCCGGGAACACCGAACACAGAGGCAGATTGGCAAAGCGCGTTAAAGGCTATCCCAAACGCAGATCGCAAACGAGACGGATACCTGCCTCGCGAACAGCGAAAAGCTGTCTTGGCGCAGCTGCCGCCAGATGCTCATGCATTCTTCACCGCGCTATGCCTTTTGCCCCTTCGCCCCGGAGCAATGGCCAAGCTGAAAGTCGCCGATTTCAACAAGCATACTAACGAACTTGCCATCGGAGAAGACAAGAATGGAAAGCCGCGCAGATTCACCGTCCCCAAACAGGTCGCACAACTAATTGCAAAACAGTCCGAAGGTAAGCCGCCTGCAGCTTTCCTATTCCAACGCTCTAACGGAAAACCTTGGAGCAAAGATTCATGGAAGATACCGTTGGCCAGCGCCGTGAGATCTCTCGAACTACCCAAGGACACATGCGCCTACACCTTGCGCCACAGCATTATAACGGACCTGGTCAACTCTGGCCTGCCGATTCTAACCATTGCACAAATTTCTGGGACTAGCGTTGAAATGATCGAGCGGCATTACGGGCATCTCGTGTCAGACGCAGCGGTGAAGGCCCTTGAGACACTGGAGGTTTAG